One genomic region from Strigops habroptila isolate Jane unplaced genomic scaffold, bStrHab1.2.pri NW_022045597.1_ctg1, whole genome shotgun sequence encodes:
- the CUNH11orf95 gene encoding uncharacterized protein C11orf95 homolog produces MDPPSPHPGPGPGSLPDPPASPPAPGLRGGRRSLDHCDARASRPGRSRIPGRDHRRYYHERWRAEYLMEFNAARHGMLCLVCGSALATLKLSTIKRHIRQKHPYSGAWGPREKQLVLRSWEAHLGVQPEGPPRGTGTAPPPHPRRGARPCAASPRGAKAPGGGARVPPPPAGAGDSLRGWLRAELLLDLEAGGRRLRCLLCARALPSLHLGDIRRHVLAAHPGALRQRRATAAPQPPSPEQEEGAAAREEEEEGEREVEEEGEGVGGAGRGCGHRGPPLLSLRPGAPPACTA; encoded by the exons ATGGACCCCCCGAGCCCCcaccccggccccggcccgggcTCGCTCCCGGACCCCCCAG cctctccccCAGCACCGGGCCTGCGGGGAGGCCGCCGGAGCTTGGATCACTGTGATGCCCGAGCCTCGCGCCCAGGCCGGAGCCGGATCCCGGGCCGGGATCACCGCCGGTACTACCACGAGCGGTGGCGCGCTGAGTACCTGATGGAGTTCAACGCGGCACGGCACGGGATGCTCTGCCTGGTGTGTGGCAGCGCCCTCGCCACCCTCAAGCTCAGCACCATCAAACGCCACATCCGGCAGAAGCATCCCTATTCCGGAGCCTGGGGACCCCGGGAGAAGCAGCTTGTGCTCCGCTCCTGGGAGGCACATTTGGGGGTTCAACCTGAGGGACCCCCCCGAGGCACTGGGACAG cccccccaccccatccccgCCGTGGGGCCCGTCCCTGCGCCGCATCCCCCCGCGGTGCCAAAGCGCCCGGGGGCGGTGCCCGGGTGCCCCCCCCACCCGCGGGCGCCGGGGACTCGCTCCGGGGGTGGCTCCGGGCCGAGCTGCTCCTGGATCTGGAGGCCGGGGGCAGGCGCCTGCGGTGCCTCCTGTGCGCCCGGGCCCTGCCCTCGCTGCACCTCGGCGACATCCGGCGCCACGTCCTGGCCGCGCACCCCGGAGCCCTGCGGCAGCGCCGCGCTACAGCAG ccccgcagccccccagccctgagcaggaggaaggagccgCTGCccgggaggaggaagaggaaggggaaagggaagtggaagaggaaggggaaggggtggggggcGCGGGGAGGGGCTGTGGCCACCGGGGGCCCCCCCTCTTATCCCTGCGCCCTGGGGCCCCCCCCGCCTGCACCGCCTGA
- the LOC115602986 gene encoding LOW QUALITY PROTEIN: reticulon-3-like (The sequence of the model RefSeq protein was modified relative to this genomic sequence to represent the inferred CDS: deleted 1 base in 1 codon), which produces MAEREVLSQIPEDRVCDFPVKARTGNGIPGLPAKLPTGLARQASGTAAALEEVSKCVREMHSFTSELLSWDLVERNGGNGNSAGNPGTAEADSSGDSDDTVIEEAAPEEAPAPLPPGATPVPSPIPAARDWEEERLTLRALQELGEPPREPPNPSGNVAEPPPPAGRPLLLWRSLAARELVLWRDPRRSALVLGASLVLLLSLATLSAVSVCAHLALALLCVTVSLRVYRALLQALHKAEEGHPFRAYLELDITLSPETFRAAAAAAPPPLNRALRLLLRLFLVEDLVDSLKLAVCMWLLTYIGAVFNGITLLILAELLAFTLPPLYEKYKVQIDQYMAIARSHTKDLMAKIQAKVPGLAKKKPE; this is translated from the exons ATGGCGGAGCGGGAGGTGCTGAGCCAGATCCCGGAGGATCGCGTCTGCGACTTCCCGGTGAAAGCCCGCACCGGGAACGGCATTCCCGGCCTTCCAGCCAAGCTTCCCACCGGATTGGCCCGGCAAGCGTCCGGCACGGCTGCGGCCTTGGAAGAGGTGTCCAAGTGCGTGCGGGAGATGCACAGCTTCACCAGCGAGCTGCTCAGCTGGGATTTAGTGGAGAGGAATGGTGGGAATGGGAACAGCGCCGGGAATCCCGGCACCGCCGAAGCCGACAGCTCCGGCGATTCCGACGACACCGTCATCGAGGAGGCAGCGCCGGAGGAAGCACCAGCCCCCCTCCCCCCTGGAGCCACCCCCgttcccagccccattcccgCTGCCCGGGACTGGGAGGAGGAGCGGCTCACCCTGCGGgcgctgcaggagctgggggagccTCCTCGGGAGCCGCCCAATCCCAGCGGGAATGTCGCTGAGCCCCCCCCTCCCGCGGGGCGGCCGCTGCTCCTCTGGCGCAGCCTGGCAG CGCGGGAGCTGGTGCTGTGGCGGGACCCGCGGCGCTCGGCGCTCGTGCTGGGCGCCAGCCTCGTGCTGCTGCTGTCGCTGGCCACGCTCAGCGCCGTCAGCGTGTGCGCGCACCTGGCGCTGGCGCTGCTCTGCGTCACCGTGAGCCTGCGCGTGTACCGCGCCCTGCTGCAGGCGCTGCACAAGGCCGAGGAGGGGCACCCCTTCCG CGCATACCTGGAGCTGGACATAACGCTGTCCCCGGAGACGTTccgcgccgcggccgccgctgcc cccccCCCCCTGAACCGGGCACTGCGGCTGCTGCTGCGCCTCTTCCTGGTGGAGGACCTGGTGGATTCCCTCAAG ttGGCCGTGTGCATGTGGCTGCTGACCTACATCGGAGCTGTCTTCAATGGCATCACCCTCCTCATCCTCG CTGAGCTCTTGGCCTTCACGCTCCCACCCCTCTATGAGAAGTACAAG GTGCAGATCGATCAGTATATGGCCATCGCCCGCAGCCACACCAAGGACCTCATGGCCAA GATCCAGGCGAAAGTCCCGGGCTTGGCCAAGAAGAAGCCAGAATAA
- the PC gene encoding pyruvate carboxylase, mitochondrial: MFQLCLPRGGRALLGLRLLRGPPGAWRAVSYQPIRKVLVANRGEIAIRVFRACTELGIRTVAVYSEQDMGQMHRQKADEAYLVGRGLPPVQAYLHVPDIIRVAQENGVDAIHPGYGFLSESAAFAQACLDAGIRFVGPSPAVVRQMGDKVEARAMAIAAGLPVVPGTPAPVSGLAEARDFARDVGFPVILKAAHGGGGRGMRVVREPQELEESFSRASSEALAAFGNGDLFVEKFIERPRHIEVQILGDQHGHVVHLHERDCSVQRRHQKVVEIAPAARLQPPLRERLASDAVRLARQVGYENAGTVEFLVDQNGSYYFIEVNSRLQVEHTVTEEITGVDLVHAQLQVAAGRSLPELGLEQDKIRVNGCAIQCRVTTEDPARGFQPDTGRIEVFRSGEGMGIRLDGASAFQGALISPHYDSLLVKVVAHGPDQPAAAAKMRRALAEFRIRGVKTNIPFLQNVLAHPQFLGGVADTQFIDENPELFHLRPGQNRAQKLLHYLGHVMVNGPSTPLPVKAKAALMEPTPPPTPMGPPPEGLRAVLQREGPAGFSRALRAHRGLLLTDTTFRDAHQSLLATRVRTRDLARVAPFAAHSLSGLCSMETWGGATFDVAMRFLHECPWERLQELRRLVPNIPFQMLLRGANAVGYTNYPDNVVNRFCEVAVANGMDIFRVFDALNYLPNLLLGMEAAGRAGAVVEAALSYTGDVADPTRTKYSLQYYLDLARELVAAGTHILCIKDMAGLLTPAAARLLVAALRERFPEVPLHVHTHDTAGAAVASMLAAADAGADVVDVAVDAMAGMTSQPSMGALVACTRGTPLDTGIALEKVFEYGEYWEGARALYAAFDCTATMKSGNADVYENEIPGGQYTNLHFQAHAMGLGHKFKEVKKAYVEANKLLGDLIKVTPSSKVVGDLAQFMVQNGLSREEVEARADELSFPLSVVEFLQGYIGTPPGGFPEPFRSRVLKELPRIEGRPGASLPPMDFEALAQELGSRHGAPPSPEDLLSAALYPKVYDEFRTFTSTFGPVSCLGTRLFLEGPAIAEEFEVELERGKMLHIKALALGDLNAAGQREVFFELNGQLRSILVRDTQAMKEMHVHPKAERGAKGQVGAPMPGEVVEVRVEEGAQVAKGDPLCVLSAMKMETVVTAPVAGTVARLHVRPGMSLEGDDLIVEIK, from the exons aTGTTCCAGCTGTGCCTCCCCCGGGGGGGCCGGGCCCTGCTGGGGCTGCGGCTGCTGCGGGGCCCCCCCGGCGCCTGGCGCGCTGTCAGCTACCAGCCCATCCGCAAGGTGCTGGTGGCCAACCGGG GTGAGATCGCCATCCGGGTGTTCCGGGCCTGCACGGAGCTGGGGATCCGCACCGTGGCCGTGTACTCGGAGCAGGACATGGGGCAGATGCACCGGCAGAAGGCGGACGAGGCCTACCTGGTGGGGCGGGGGCTGCCCCCGGTGCAGGCCTACCTGCACGTGCCCGACATCATCCGTGTGGCGCAG GAGAACGGGGTGGACGCCATCCACCCGGGATACGGGTTCCTGTCGGAGAGCGCTGCCTTCGCCCAGGCCTGCCTGGACGCGGGGATCCGCTTCGTGGGGCCCTCCCCGGCCGTCGTGCGCCAGATGGGGGACAAAGTGGAGGCTCGAGCCATGGCCATCGCTGCTG ggctgCCGGTGGTGCCGGGGACGCCGGCGCCGGTGTCGGGGCTGGCCGAGGCGCGGGACTTCGCGCGGGACGTCGGGTTCCCCGTTATCCTGAAGGCGGcgcacggcggcggcggccgcggcaTGAGGGTGGTGCGGGAGCCGCAG gagctggaggagagctTCTCCCGCGCATCCTCCGAGGCTTTGGCCGCCTTTGGCAATGGGGACCTCTTCGTGGAGAAGTTCATCGAGCGCCCGCGGCACATCGAGGTCCAGATCCTGG GGGACCAGCACGGGCACGTGGTGCACCTGCACGAGCGGGACTGCTCGGTGCAGCGGCGGCACCAGAAGGTTGTGGAGATCGCGCCCGCGGCGCGGCTGCAGCCGCCGCTCCGGGAGCGCCTCGCCAGCGACGCCGTGCGCCTCGCGCGGCAG GTGGGGTACGAGAACGCGGGAACGGTGGAATTCCTGGTGGATCAGAATGGGAGCTACTACTTCATTGAGGTCAACTCGCGCCTGCAAGTGGAGCACACGGTCACCGAGGAGATCACAGG CGTGGACCTGGTCCACGCGCAGTTGCAGGTGGCCGCGGGCCGGTCGCTGCcggagctggggctggagcaggacaaGATCCGTGTCAACGGCTGCGCCATCCAGTGCCGCGTCACCACCGAGGACCCGGCCCGCGGCTTCCAGCCTGACACTGGCCGCATCGAG GTGTTCCGCAgcggggaggggatggggatcCGCCTGGACGGCGCCTCCGCCTTCCAGGGCGCGCTCATCTCGCCGCACTACGACTCGCTGCTGGTGAAGGTGGTGGCGCACGGCCCCGACcagcccgccgccgccgccaaGATGCGCCGCGCTCTGGCCGAGTTCCGCATCCGCGGCGTCAAG ACGAACATCCCGTTCCTGCAGAACGTCCTGGCGCACCCCCAGTTCCTGGGGGGCGTCGCTGACACCCAGTTCATCGATGAGAACCCCGAACTCTTCCACCTGCGCCCCGGCCAGAACCGGGCCCAGAAGCTTCTGCACTACCTAg GTCACGTAATGGTGAATGGCCCCAGCACCCCTCTCCCAGTCAAGGCAAAGGCGGCGCTGATGGAGCCCACGCCCCCTCCGACACCCATGG GGCCCCCCCCGGAGGGGCTGCGGGCTGTGCTGCAGCGCGAGGGCCCGGCCGGCTTCTCGCGGGCGCTGCGGGCGCACCGGGGGCTGCTGCTCACGGACACCACGTTCCGGGACGCGCACCAGTCGCTGCTGGCCACGCGCGTGCGCACGCGGGACCTGGCGCGCGTCGCGCCCTTCGCGGCGCACAGCCTCAGCGGCCTCTGCAGCATGGAGACCTGGGGAG GTGCCACCTTCGACGTGGCGATGCGGTTCCTGCACGAGTGCCCCTGGGAGCGGCTGCAGGAGCTGCGGCGCCTCGTCCCCAACATCCCCTTCCAGATGCTGCTGCGCGGCGCCAACGCCGTCGGCTACACCAACTACCCCGACAACGTCGTCAACCG GTTCTGCGAGGTGGCCGTGGCCAATGGCATGGACATCTTCCGTGTGTTTGACGCCCTCAACTACCTGCCCaacctgctgctggggatggaggcggccgggcgggcgggcgccgTGGTGGAGGCCGCGCTCTCCTACACCGGCGACGTGGCCGATCCCACCCGCACCAAGTACAGCCTCCAGTACTACCTGGACCTGGCGCGGGAGCTGGTGGCTGCCGGCACCCACATCCTCTGCATCAAG GACATGGCGGGGCTGCTGACGCCGGCCGCCGCGCGGCTGCTGGTGGCGGCGCTGCGGGAGCGCTTCCCGGAGGTGCCGCTGCACGTGCACACGCACGACACGGCCGGAGCCGCCGTGGCCTCCATGCTGGCAGCCGCCGATGCCGGCGCCGACGTGGTGGACGTGGCCGTGGACGCCATGGCCGGGATGACCTCCCAGCCCAGCATGGGCGCGCTGGTGGCCTGCACCCGCGGAACCCCCCTCGACACAG GCATCGCGCTGGAGAAGGTCTTTGAGTACGGTGAGTACTGGGAGGGCGCGCGGGCGCTCTACGCCGCCTTCGACTGCACGGCCACCATGAAGTCAGGCAACGCCGACGTCTACGAGAACGAGATCCCCGGGGGACAATACACCAACCTCCACTTCCAGGCCCATGCCATGGGGCTGGGCCACAAGTTCAAGGAGGTCAAGAAGGCCTACGTTGAGGCCAACAAGCTCCTTGGGGACCTCATTAAG GTGACCCCGTCCTCCAAGGTGGTGGGGGACCTGGCGCAGTTCATGGTGCAGAACGGGCTGTCGCGGGAGGAGGTGGAGGCGCGCGCGGACGAGCTCTCCTTCCCGCTCTCCGTGGTGGAATTCCTGCAGGGATACATCGGCACCCCCCCGGGCGGCTTCCCTGAGCCCTTCCGCTCCCGG GTGCTAAAGGAGCTGCCGCGCATCGAGGGCCGCCCGGGGGCATCGCTGCCGCCGATGGACTTCGAGGCGCTGGCGCAGGAGTTGGGGTCCCGCCACGgggccccccccagccccgagGACCTGCTCTCGGCCGCGCTTTACCCCAAGGTCTACGATGAGTTCCGCACCTTCACCAGCACCTTTGGGCCCGTGTCCTGCCTCGGCACCCGCCTCTTTCTTGAGGGCCCCGCCATCGCCGAGGAGTTCGAG GTGGAGCTGGAACGGGGCAAGATGCTGCACATCAAGGCGCTGGCGCTCGGGGACCTCAATGCCGCGGGGCAGCGCGAGGTCTTCTTCGAGCTCAATGGGCAACTGCGCTCCATCCTCGTGCGGGACACGCAGGCCATGAAG gAAATGCATGTGCACCCCAAAGCCGAGCGCGGGGCCAAGGGCCAGGTTGGGGCGCCGATGCCGGGCGAGGTGGTAGAGGTGCGGGTGGAAGAGGGGGCGCAGGTGGCCAAGGGGGACCCCCTCTGTGTCCTGAGCGCCATGAAGATGGAGACGGTGGTGACAGCCCCCGTGGCCGGCACCGTCGCCCGCCTCCACGTGCGCCCTGGCATGAGCCTGGAAGGGGATGATCTCATTGTGGAAATCAAGTAG